The genomic DNA AGCAGACGCAAAACTGCCCCAAATCTTCGGATTTGGGGCAGTTTTGCTGGGGGCCCCTCCCGCTTGCGGGGGACTGCTCGGCATCAGGGGATGCTGCACTCGGCGAGGCGGCGAGGCGGCGAGGCGGCGAGGCGGCGAGGCGGCGAGGCGGCGAGGCGGCGACGCCGGAAGGCCCGCGCCGGTTCAGACCCAGTGCCTTCGCCCTTGAGCGCGATGCGGTACCAGCGCTGGGCCTCACTCAGCCTGGCGGCACCCGCAACGGGATGTTGGCCTGGCGAATCTTGTTCTGGCCCTGGTGATTCGTTGACCCACCGCGGTCTCGGTCTGCAGCAGGGCACGGGCGATCTCGGTGACGGTGAGACCGGAGATCAGTCGCAGCGTCAGAGCCAGCTGCGAGCTGCGGTCCAGCGCGGGGTGGGCACAGGTGAACATCATCCGCAGCCCGTCATCGCGCACCGGCTGCAGCTCGGCATCCCCGCCGCCGGACGCACTGACCTGTTCGTACACCGCTGCGAGTTCCTTTCCAGGACGCGAAGATTCACGCCACCACCGGGCCCCACTCGCGCCGAAAGATGCCGTCCAGCTGGGTCACCGAGGACTACAGGCCCGAGACGTCCGACAACTGGCGGACCTCGATGGCCGACGCCGGAATCATCGACGCCAGCTTGACTGCCTCCTCCCGATCGGAGGCACGCAACACGTAGAAGCCGTTGGCCACCTCGGCGCCCTCCGCATACGGGCCGTCGGTGACCGTCGGGTTGTCCGGCCCACCGTCGATGCGGGCGGCCGTGCCGGCCCGGTCCAGCGCGTCGCCCGCCCGGATCGCCGACTTGGCCTTGGCGTGAAAAGCCTGGAAGGCAGCCATGCCCTCGGCCCGCTGCTCGGGTGCCAGCTCCACCTCCTGGCTGATCAGTAAGGCGAAGTAATGCATCGTCATCTCCGGCGTCAGCGAGCGAAACCCTTTGTTCCACTCTCTACCCATCCGACGAACGAGGCTGCCGGGATCCGACACTCTGCGGAAGATATTTTCGGCGGCTACTTCTGGAGGGTGAACTGATGCACGCTGATGTGACC from Mycobacterium sp. DL440 includes the following:
- a CDS encoding YciI family protein, yielding MGREWNKGFRSLTPEMTMHYFALLISQEVELAPEQRAEGMAAFQAFHAKAKSAIRAGDALDRAGTAARIDGGPDNPTVTDGPYAEGAEVANGFYVLRASDREEAVKLASMIPASAIEVRQLSDVSGL